A region of Dehalococcoidales bacterium DNA encodes the following proteins:
- a CDS encoding acyl-CoA carboxylase subunit beta gives MPNLDQLNNRVRQRLEGGGETQVSKQHEKGKFTARERINMLLDEGSFNELDCYKSHNCRDFGLEKQVHPGDSVVTGYGKINGRKVFIFAQDFTILGGSLSKVAGEKICKVMDLAFENGAPVIGLLDSGGARIQEGIDSLVGYGEIFTRNTRYSGVIPQISVVMGPCAGGAVYSPAITDFIFMVKGTGHMFITGPQVIKAVTGEEVSLEELGGAATHARKSGNCHYVADNEQECLEKVRELLSYLPSNVRQKPPEGIKDERPSILSDDILSIVPDEPNRGYDMKKVISAIVDDGEMFELQAQFAPNLITAFVRLGGRVTGLLAQQPQYLAGVIDCDASDKGARFVRFCDCFNIPLVTLVDVPGYMPGKQEECKGIIRHGAKLLYAYAEATVPKISVIIRKAYGGAYIVMSSASLKGDVNYAWPGAEIAVMGPDGAVNIIYRKELESSQDPIALKEKLVSEYREKFANPFVGASRGYIDDVIDPRETRIKLIRALEMLENKQVSNPVKKHGNIPL, from the coding sequence ATGCCCAATTTAGATCAATTAAACAATCGCGTAAGGCAAAGGTTAGAAGGCGGGGGTGAAACGCAAGTAAGTAAACAGCATGAAAAGGGCAAGTTTACTGCTCGTGAACGTATAAACATGCTTCTGGACGAAGGCAGTTTTAATGAACTTGATTGTTATAAATCACACAATTGCCGGGATTTTGGCCTGGAAAAACAGGTTCACCCTGGGGATTCGGTGGTTACCGGGTATGGCAAGATCAACGGCAGGAAAGTATTTATATTTGCCCAGGATTTTACGATATTGGGTGGTTCATTATCTAAAGTAGCTGGGGAAAAAATATGCAAGGTTATGGATTTGGCCTTTGAAAACGGTGCTCCGGTTATCGGCTTGCTGGATTCTGGCGGTGCCCGCATTCAAGAGGGAATAGACAGCCTGGTTGGCTACGGGGAAATATTTACCCGTAATACGCGCTACTCTGGCGTAATACCCCAGATATCAGTTGTTATGGGCCCGTGTGCCGGTGGAGCAGTTTATTCCCCCGCTATTACCGATTTTATTTTTATGGTTAAGGGTACTGGGCATATGTTTATTACCGGCCCCCAGGTTATCAAGGCAGTAACTGGTGAAGAGGTTAGCTTGGAAGAACTGGGGGGAGCAGCAACTCATGCGCGCAAAAGCGGCAATTGCCACTATGTTGCCGATAATGAACAGGAATGCCTGGAAAAAGTTAGAGAGTTGCTTTCTTATCTGCCTTCCAATGTCCGGCAAAAGCCGCCTGAAGGAATAAAAGATGAACGGCCATCAATTTTGAGTGATGATATTTTGTCTATAGTGCCAGATGAACCTAACCGTGGCTATGATATGAAAAAAGTAATCTCGGCCATTGTTGATGATGGCGAGATGTTTGAGTTGCAAGCTCAGTTTGCGCCAAACCTGATTACTGCTTTTGTACGCCTTGGGGGAAGAGTTACCGGGCTGCTTGCACAGCAGCCTCAATATCTGGCAGGAGTGATTGACTGTGATGCTTCGGATAAAGGTGCACGCTTTGTAAGGTTTTGTGATTGTTTTAATATCCCGCTGGTTACCCTGGTGGATGTACCCGGTTACATGCCGGGCAAGCAGGAGGAGTGTAAGGGGATTATTCGCCACGGAGCCAAGCTTTTGTACGCTTATGCAGAGGCAACAGTTCCCAAGATCAGTGTTATTATCCGCAAGGCTTATGGTGGAGCTTACATTGTGATGAGCTCAGCCAGCTTGAAAGGGGATGTAAACTATGCCTGGCCAGGGGCGGAGATTGCTGTGATGGGGCCGGATGGAGCAGTTAACATAATATATCGGAAAGAGCTGGAATCGAGCCAGGACCCCATAGCACTAAAGGAAAAATTGGTGAGTGAATATCGTGAAAAGTTTGCTAATCCGTTTGTTGGTGCCTCCCGGGGATATATTGATGATGTGATAGATCCGCGTGAAACCCGCATAAAGTTGATTCGAGCACTGGAAATGTTGGAGAACAAGCAGGTTTCAAACCCTGTTAAAAAGCACGGTAATATCCCGCTTTAG